In Gemmatimonas sp. UBA7669, the sequence TGGTGGCCGTGCCGCCGTCGGCCGCCACCGCCGGTGGGCGCAGCTATGCGGCCACGGCGGTCGCCGCGGCGTCCCTCGCGAGCAGCCTCGGCGCCGGCCACCTGACCTGGATCTCGAGCACCGGCATCTACGACCGCCACGATGGGTCCCTGGTGGACGAGTCCACGCCCATACACGCCGAGGCCAGTGAACGCGTGCGCACATTGTGGGAGGCCGAGCAGGCGCTCATGGCACGCGATGACTCGACCCTGGCCGTGACGATTCTGCGTGCATCGGGGCTCTATGGACCGGGCCGCGATCCGGCGCGTCGCTACACGCCAACTCTCGCCGACCCCGATCGCTGGACCAACTTCGCATGGCGTGACGATGTCATTGCGGCCATCGAAAAGGTTGGCTTTGTGGCCCCCGCCGGTGCGCGCGGCTGCTACAACTGCAGCGACGGCCACTCCATGCGCGCAGGCGACATCGTGCGGGCCCTGCACGGCGTGTGGCCCGAGCCTTCAGAGGCCAACGCCTCAGGTGCGATGCGCACATCCAATCAGCGGGTGTCCGCCGCCGCGTTGCGCGCAGCGGGATGGCAGCCGCGCATGCCTACGGTGCTGCACGGGCTTGCCGCGCTGGGACATGCGGTGCAGCACCCTGATCGTGAGACAGGGAGCGGCCAATGAGCCAGATGCCCTATGGCCCCAATACGCCGGCCGTCCGTCGCTTCCTGGTGGACTTTGCGGGCCTCAGTCAATCCGATCGTGCCAACGTGGTGTCGCGCTACACGCAGTTGTCTGCGGACAATGCGTGGCAGCAGGCCGAGCGCGAACTCGGTCGTGTCATTGTGGCCAGTGGCCGCGAGTCCGCGCAGCAGGCACTGGCCGGTCCGCTCTTGCAACTGGTGCGTCGCGCGGCACCCGCCGCTGCAGCAGACAGCACACAAGACGAAGCGCCGGAACTCGACGACGTGGCCGAGGCGACCTTGGCTGCGCTGCTCACGCTGCTTGCGCAGGACCTGTTGAGCGTTGAGCAGCGGCGCACACTGCTCGCGCCGTTTGCGGATGTGCTGCCGGCCTGGCGTACGTTCGGGTGAACGGGAACAACCTAAGCGAGCCCGGCCAGTGCCGCCCGAGGAGATCGCCAGCACGGGCGCTGCCGCCGCTTTAGTGCGGACAGAAACAGGTCGCCCGTGGCAACCAAATAGGGAAGCGCAATCGCTGTGCCACAGTCTGCCGCACCTCTTCAACAGTTGGGAGAAGGGACACTGGTGCCGCTCGCAGCTTGGGCCTGCGGTTCGTCGGGAACTTCAGAAAGATTGGCGTTGCCGCCAACCGACAGACTCGCTTGAACCACCTCAAGCCTTGAGGGCTACGCGGAAGCAGCTGTAGATTTCGACGGCGTCAAGGATAGTCGGTTGAAATCTTGGCTGAGGTATTTGCGATGAACTATCGCCTTAGGTGGGTGGGGAAAAAGCATTTCGTGGTTTACCTTCGCAAATGAGGGGTGGATGCTTGTACCAATGAGTTCTTGTCCGGTGGACGATAGCGCAGAATGGGCCAGTATCGTTGCGTCATCCTCTCCGCTTCCGGCCCATTGGAAAACTATCGATCTCACCTTGAGCCAGCGACGGGCAGCCCTTCTACTCGGCCTAAAGGACTCGGACGTTCTTCGAGGATGGCTACGCGAGCGAAACCTACCGCCCTACCTTACGCTACGGAATTGGTATTATGTGACTCTGCTTGTCGAACAGGCTGAGCGCGGCTCGCTTGCACAATGGGCGCTCGATCGACACCACGACCCAGCGACGTACTACCGTTTCGTGGAGCGAACGACAAGCACAAGCTGGACGATCATCCGCGATGAAGGACTTGATGCGATCCGACGTCGTGCTCTGCACGTTTGGCGTCCATGGCGAAGGAATTGAGACAGAACTGCCCGTGTCTACCGTTCAGTATGACTCCATGCAGTCATAGATAGGTTGATCGACTGTAGGTAACTTCTCACCAAGGTCGCATCTTGCAGCGATGTTGTGATGGCGGCCACCGACTGCAGCGTCGCCGGTGGTGGCAGTCATGAGAGGCCCGAGCATCACTACTCCCATGAGTTGGCACCCATGCTT encodes:
- a CDS encoding NAD(P)H-binding protein, producing MTQQIMVAGPGWLGGAAAEQWAEAGHQVWALRRSSGPAPSGCIGLVGDLSQPQPAADWPRRIDQLVVAVPPSAATAGGRSYAATAVAAASLASSLGAGHLTWISSTGIYDRHDGSLVDESTPIHAEASERVRTLWEAEQALMARDDSTLAVTILRASGLYGPGRDPARRYTPTLADPDRWTNFAWRDDVIAAIEKVGFVAPAGARGCYNCSDGHSMRAGDIVRALHGVWPEPSEANASGAMRTSNQRVSAAALRAAGWQPRMPTVLHGLAALGHAVQHPDRETGSGQ